The sequence ATAAAGAGCGCCAGAATCTGGGGATCTATCGCCAGCAAGTCTTGGGCAAAAACAAGTTAATTATGCGCTGGCTCTCCCATCGTGGTGGGGCTTTAGACTATCAAGAATGGTGTGAGGCGCATCCAGGAGAACGTTTCCCCGTCGCCGTCGCGCTCGGGGCTGATCCTGCGACCATTTTGGCTGCAGTAACGCCAGTGCCTGATACTCTGTCTGAATATGCTTTTGCCGGTCTATTACGCGGACATAAAACCGAAGTCGTAAAATGTCTTTCCAACTCACTTGAAGTTCCTGCAAGTGCAGAAATTGTATTGGAAGGATATATTGAGCAGGGTGAGATGGCACCAGAAGGCCCTTATGGTGACCATACCGGTTATTACAATGAGGTTGATAGTTTCCCTGTCTTTACCGTCACACATATTACCCAACGTAAAGACGCGATTTATCATTCAACCTATACTGGCCGCCCACCCGATGAACCGGCAGTAATGGGCGTTGCACTGAACGAAGTATTTGTGCCTATTTTGCAAAAGCAATTCCCTGAGATTGTTGATTTTTATCTGCCGCCAGAAGGCTGTTCATACCGCCTGGCCGTGGTGACCATCAAGAAACAGTATGCTGGTCATGCAAAACGCGTGATGATGGGTGTTTGGTCGTTTTTACGTCAGTTTATGTATACGAAATTTGTTATTGTTTGTGACGATGACATTAACGCCCGTGATTGGAATGATGTGATTTGGGCAATTACGACCCGAATGGATCCGTCGCGCGATACGGTATTAATTGAAAATACGCCAATAGATTATTTGGATTTCGCCTCACCGGTTTCCGGTTTGGGATCGAAAATGGGGCTGGATGCCACCAACAAATGGCCAGCTGAGACCCCGCGTGAATGGGGGCGTCCTATTAAGATGGATGAAGAAGTTCGCGCCCGCGTTGATGCTATTTGGGATGAGCTCGCCATTTTCAGTGACAAAGAGACGAAACGCTAACCGGCGTCCATTTTGTCCTTAGTTTTGCATTTGATGACCCGACAGAGGGAAGGCATGACAACTTTAA comes from Yersinia canariae and encodes:
- the ubiD gene encoding 4-hydroxy-3-polyprenylbenzoate decarboxylase; its protein translation is MISMKYRDLRDFLSLLEQRGELKRISQPIDPYLEMTEIADRTLRAGGPALLFENPKGYSMPVLCNLFGTAKRVAMGMGQEDVSALRDVGKLLAFLKEPDPPKGFRDLFDKLPKFKQVLNMPTKCLSSAPCQEQVWEGDDVDLSRIPVMHCWPEDAAPLVSWGLTVTRGPHKERQNLGIYRQQVLGKNKLIMRWLSHRGGALDYQEWCEAHPGERFPVAVALGADPATILAAVTPVPDTLSEYAFAGLLRGHKTEVVKCLSNSLEVPASAEIVLEGYIEQGEMAPEGPYGDHTGYYNEVDSFPVFTVTHITQRKDAIYHSTYTGRPPDEPAVMGVALNEVFVPILQKQFPEIVDFYLPPEGCSYRLAVVTIKKQYAGHAKRVMMGVWSFLRQFMYTKFVIVCDDDINARDWNDVIWAITTRMDPSRDTVLIENTPIDYLDFASPVSGLGSKMGLDATNKWPAETPREWGRPIKMDEEVRARVDAIWDELAIFSDKETKR